From the Methanoculleus caldifontis genome, the window TCACCGGGCGTTGCCGGGAGCGCGTCGCGGAGTGACACCGGGTGTGCGGCTCCTTCGATCGACCGATAAACCCCGCATACCTTTTCTCTCTCGCGGCCTTCTCCCTCCGGGCGAAGGTTAATCCGGTGCCGGTACCCGAGAAGTACCTATGATGCTCGAAGAGGTGCTGCAGCAGATCTCGGAGCAGGCAAGAAGGAAACGGATGACCCTGCCCGGCCAGAAAACGAAGATTGTCTGTACCATCGGGCCGGCATCCCGCTCCCGGGAGGTGCTTGCCAGGATGATCCTCGCAGGCATGAACGTCGCCCGGCTCAACCTATCTCACGGTACGTTCGACGAGCACCGGGAGAACATACGGAGCATCCGGACCGCCGCAGAGGATGCCGGGCTCCCGGTCACGATCCTGCTCGACCTGCCGGGCCCGAAGATCCGGATCGGCACCCTCGCACAGGAACCCATGATGCTCCAGAAGGACGAGACCGTCACGCTGGTCTCCGCCCCGGCGACGGACGACCCTGCCCTGATCCCGGTCGACTTCGAGCAGCTTCCGCAGCTCGTCTCGCCGGGGAGCATCATCTTTCTCAGCGACGGGTTCATCCAGCTCCGGGTCGATGAGGTCGCCGAGCACGAGGTCCGGGCGCAGGTGGTCGTCGGTGGTCCTCTTCTCTCGCGCAAGGGGCTGAGCCTCGTGGGCGGCGGAGGGATCCTCGCCGTCAGCGCTCTGACCGACCGGGATCTGGAATGCATCGAGTTCGGGCTTGCCGAGGGACTCGACACCTTCAGCATATCCTTCATCGAGCGGGCGGAGGATATCCGGAAGGCCCGCGAGTATGCAGCCCGGTCCGGGAAGTCCATCCGGGTGATCGCAAAGATCGAGCGGCAGGAGGCACTCTTACACCTCGACGAGATCCTCAGGGAGACCGACGGGGTCATGATCGCGCGGGGCGACCTCGGCGTCCAGATCCCCATCGAGGAAGTTCCCTCGGCGCAGAAGCAGATCATCCAGAAGGCAAATATCCTCGGTCGCCCCGTGATCACCGCGACCCAGATGCTGATGTCGATGACCGACAACATCCGGCCCACCCGTGCGGAGGTGACCGACGTCGCAAACGCCATCCTCGACGGGACGGATGCCGTCATGCTCTCCGAGGAAACCTCTATCGGGAAGTACCCGGTCGAGACGGTCGCGATGATGGCGAAGATCGCCCGCTCGACGGAGATGAAGCGCACGAGCGTCGGGACGGGGTGCAACCTGCTCGACTACTTCCGGGTGGGGCGGGGCCGGGAGAAGATCACCATCAACGACGTCGTCTCCTTGAATGTCATCGAGGCGCTGGACGCGCTCGGTATCCGGTTCGTCCTGACCCCGACCCGTTCGGGCAACACGCCCCGGAACATCTCCCGGTTCAAGCCCGAAGCCTGGATCCTGGCTTTCACCCGGAACCCGGGCACCCTCAAGTTCCTGGCGTTTTCCTACGGGGTCTGCCCGTTCCTGATCCGGAGCGAGAAGGAGTACTGGCACGGGGCGATCCTCGACTCGATCCGCGACTCGGAACTGATCCGGCCCGGAGAGCGGGTGGTCCTGACCGAGGGGGTCTCGCCCGGGCGCGAGGGGACCGATTCACTCATCATCCTGACCGTCGATTGAGACGGTTTCCCTCCGCCGGGAGACAAAAACCCTATCCCGGCGGAGCGCGAATACTCATTCATCATGGGATCGGTCGTTCCGGGTGAACGGGATGCCCCGGATCGGGATGGAGCGCTGAAACAGAAGACCGCACGCCTCTCGGTCGTCTCGAACACGTTCCTCGTCGCGGCAAAACTGGCGGTCGGGATCTCCATCGGCTCGGTCGCGATCATCTCCGAGGCCATCCATTCTGCGATCGATCTCGTCGCTGCGGTCGTCGCGTACTTCTCTGTCCGGCAGTCGGCCCGGCCCCCGGACGAGTGCCACGCGTTCGGGCACGGAAAGTACGAGAGCATCTCCGGGCTTCTGGAGGCGGTCCTGATACTCGTGGCCGCCGTCCTGATCATCAACGAAGCGGCGGGAACCCTCCTCGGCGGCGGGGAGGGAGGGCTGAACGTCGAAGCGCTCGGCCTCGGCATCGCCGTCATGCTCCTCTCGGCCGTCGTGAACTTCTACGTCTCCTCGCGGCTGATGACGGTGGCAAAAGCGACCGAGTCGATCGCGCTCGAGAGCGACGCCTGGCACCTCAGGACGGACGTCTACACCTCTGCCGGGGTCGTCGTCGGGCTCGTCCTGATCCGGCTGACGGGCCTCGTCATCCTCGACGCCCTCATCGCGCTCGTGGTCGCCGTCATCATCCTCCGGGCGGCCTTCGACCTCATCCGGCGGTCCCTTGAGGACCTCGTCGACCGGAGCCTCCCCCCCGAAGAGGAGGCACGCATCCGTGAGGTCATCACCGCTCACTGCACGGCGGCGATCAGTTTCCACCGGCTCCGGACCCGCCGGTCGGGCCCGAACCGGTTCGTGGACTTTCACCTGGTCGTCCCGCGGACCGCGACGATCGAGGAGGCCTACGGTATCGCCAGGGAGGTTGAGGCCGACCTTCGGCGGGAGCTCCCCCGGATGAGCGTCACGGTCCGGGTCCAGCCCTGCACCGGCGAGGACTGCCCCGCGTGCGGGATCTTCACCACCTGCCCGGAGTGCGACCGGCTGACGTTCTGCGATAAGGGTTCTGAGAAAAAGTAGGGAAAGGTATCGGGGATCTCTATCCCCAGCTGAGAAGACCCCTGTTCTGCAGTTCCTCTTCCGCGAGGGTTTCGAGGCGCTTCTGCTCCCACTCTATCGCCCTGATCTGCTCCCGGAGCATTGTCCGGGCCTCATCGTCACAGGTGCAGTTTCCTATTGCGCGCCGGAGTTCTGCGGTCCGTTCGAGGTTCTGCCGGGCTTCTTCCCCGATCATCCGGGCGGCTTCCTTATCCCCGCCGAGGAGGAACCGGATGAAGTGGTTTCGGGTCCGGATCTGCTCCTCGGCCGGGGTCGTTGCCCGGACGGAGTTCTCGATCTCGCGGGCGACGGCGGAGACGTCCGCACCGATGCCGCCGATCCGATTCTCTGCGGCAAGCAGGGCATGGACCGCGGACCTGACCCGGTCCCGGTCGGGAGCGCCCTCTTCCCCGCGGGGGGTTGCGTTCTCCGCGATCCGCTGCTGTACCCGGTCGCCAGCGGTGCTGTTCTCCTCCGCTCTCACCCGTTCCTGGTCACCGGGCCCCGGGTTATCACTCCCTGCCTGCTCTCCCCAGGGGGCGGCGGCGGCCGCGAACCCCGGGAGGATGAGGAAGAGTGTCATGACGACTGCAATGATGCGTTTCATTGTTCTTCACCTTCGGATGATGGAAGATCCGGGTCGGGCCTTTATACAATAGTTGAACCCGCCGGTTCAATGCCCTCAGAGCAGTACCGTGAGGACGAGGCAGGCCACGACCGGTATGACGAGGTTGTCGTCGACGGGGCTTACCAGTTCGGTGAGGCCCGCGGCCGCAGCCGTGACGAGGGCGGGGGCCGGCGGGACGAAGAGGGCAAGGGCGGCCGCCGTCACCGCAATTCCGGCAACCGTCCCCTCCAGACTCTTGTGGTTGTAGATCCGGGTCCTGCCGAACCGGATGCCGACGAGGGTGGTGACGCTGTCGAGGAGCGAGAGGACCACGAGGCTGAGGAAGACGATCTCCTTGTCGAAGAAGACGAGGGAGAAGAGGGCACCGAGCGTGAAGAAGAGCGCTCCCTTGCCCGGTGCCGCATCCCGCCGCTCGAGGTTTGCGATGACCGGCGAAACGACGGGGATGGTGTAACCCCGCGAGACGGCGTCGGAGAGGATGAACCCCGCAAAGAGCGCGAGGGCGAGGGCGGCAAAGACGAGATCGCGGTCGGCGAGGAAGACGAACCCCGCGATCCCGAGGCCGAATACGAGGTGGACGAGCTGCCGGAGCGATTCGTGCATCGTACCCGGTTTAAGCGCCGGAACGGTTAAACCCTCTGCAGGTCGGCCCGGTCTGTTGGGACCCGCAGGGCCGCGCACCTTCATGCTTCAGGAATACTCATTGGTCCCGGCCCCCGGAGTCCCCGCGAGCGAACGTGAACGCCGGCAGGTGCGAAGGAGAAACCATGATTACCGGCAGTGTTACGGACTTTGCGGCTCCGTGAATGGCAATGAGAGAACAGCTCACGCGAAGCCGCGAAGAACGCGAAGGGGGATGCCTGACCGCTGCGTGGATTTCGTGCCCGTCGGGAACGTCACCGCGAGCGGCACTCCTGGATGAAGGCCCGGGCCTCCTCATCACTGATCGCGTAGGCGGCCTGGGCGTCGAACGCGACCGCGCGGAGGATGACCGCGACGCTGTCGAGGCGGCGCTTGTGGTCCCCACGGACGTGCTTCCTCACCTCGCGCAGGGTCTCGAGCGCAGTCCCGACGTTGGCGATGGTGCAGAGCGCGCTCTCCCGCGTGCCGGTCTCGACGGCAGGGAGGGTGCGGGGTGGCCGGGGGGCAGGAGCCGGGGTCATACCCCCTATCCTCATCTCTGGGGGACTTGAACCTGCCGGATCCCGTCCGACAACGTATTATTCCGGAACCCTCAAACCTGAACCGTATATACCGGGACGTCCGACCCATGACCGTTGACCCCACTGCCGGCACTTCCGAACCCGACCGCTGGAAGACTCTTCTCGCAAATCCTTACCTTGCCGGCCCGATAAAGTTCGTCCTCCCGTTCGCCGTCGTTACCGGCGTGTTTGCGGGGCTCTACCTGATCGAGCCCTACCAGCAGTTCCTCGTCATATCCGGGCTGCTCGCCGCTTACTTCGTCCCCCCTGCCGGGAAGGAGTCGATCATCCCTATCGCGGTCATGATGGGTTACCCCTGGTGGCTCGTCACGCTCGTGATCTTCCTCCTTGACGTTGCCGTCTCCCTCTTCGTCGTCTGGAATTTCGATCTCGCGCTGAGGATCCCGCTCGTCGGTCGCCTGCTCGAGGCCGGGATGACGGCGGGCCGGAACTACACCGATAGTCAGCCCTGGCTTCGGCGGTTCTCGACGGTCGGACTCGCTCTCTTCGTCTTCTTCCCTCTCCAGGGGACCGGGGCGATGAACGGAGCGATCCTCGGCCGGCTGCTCGGCCTGAGCAACGGGCGGGTCGTCGGGTGTATCTGTGCCGGCTCGCTCGCTTCCAGCCTCATCATCGCTCTCGGCGCCGATGTGCTCCTGGACGTCTACCGGCATGACTCCACCCTCGGGATCGGCCTCCTCGTCGCGGTCGTGGCCGTGATCCTCGCCGGGGTCGTGGGGTGGCGGATGCACGAGAAGAGGCTCCGGGAGCGGACTCCCCGGTGAGGGCACGCCGTTCCCGGACGCCTGTCCGGTTTTTGTGGCAATTTCGCAGGCCTTAAATCTCCCGCCCTCCTTCTCCCCTGAAAGGGAAGTCTGATGAAATCTTTACCATATCCCTGGATCATCGCTGCCGTGGCGGTGCTGGTCGCCGCCGTCGCCGGGTTTGCGGCGCTGAACCCGCCTGCGGCCGCAGCACCCCCGGACGGGAGCGGCGCCGATGCATCGGCAGCGCTGATCCGCCTGCAGTCCGATATCACCGTGGCGCTCGAGACCCTTGATGGCAGCCTGGCGTACGCGGCGTCCGACCTCGGGAAGACGGGTCTCACCGACGATGCCGCCCGCGCCATCCTCCTCAACCTGAGTGAAACCGATCCTGCGATCGTCGATTGCGTCGTCGCCGATGCAGACGGCAGGATCGTCGCCGCCGAGCCGGCGGCCTACCACGAGGCCGAGGGCGCGGATATCCGGGGCCAGGCCCATGTCCGGCACATCCTCGCATCGAAGCGGCCGATCATGAGCGAGATGATCACGGTCGCGGAGGGGTTCCCGGCGGTGGTGATCGCCGCGCCTATCTTCACGAACGAGAGCCGGTTTGCCGGGTTCGCCGCAGCCGTCGTCCGTCCGGAAGTCCTGATCGGGAGCGTCGCCGGCCCGTTGACGAACGGCACCTCGCTTCAGGTGATGGTCATCCAGACAGACGGGCGGCTGCTCTACGACACGGACCAGACCCAGGTCGGGCGGATGACGCTCGAGGACCCGCTGTATGCGGATTACCCGGACCTGCTGGCTACGGCCCGGCGGACCGCCGTCGAGCGCTACGGCACCGCGGCCTATGAGTTCCTGGCCGGCGGGGAGCGGGTGCAGAAGGAGATCGTCTGGACGACGGCCGGGCTCCACGGGACGGAGTGGCGCGTGGCGGTGATCCGGGCGGTGGAGTGAGGGGAGAACTGTAGGGACGCCGGGTTCAGTTCCCTTCACCCTGTCCCCTCCTCCCACAGCCCCAGCCGGTTCCCCTCCGTGTCCTCAAAGACAGCAAAGTAGCCCCGCCCGGCCACCGCCGTCTTCGGGACCACCACCGTTCCTCCGGCCCGCTCCACCCGGCCGACGTGCTCCTCGATCGAGGGGACGCCGACGAAGACCGTGATCGGCTCGCCGGGGTAAGCCTGCGGGAAGATCTCGCCGCCGATCCCTCCTGTTGTAAGCTCAAAGGCGCCGTCCATGCCCTGGAACGGCTCCACCGTCCAGGCAAAGACTTCCTCGTAAAACTCCCGCGCCCGGCCGGGATCGGCGGCCGGGACGTTGAACCAGACGATTGGCATCGGCATGTGCCCCCGGTGGGGCCCGCCGCGGATAACCCTTTCCCCGTCTGAACCTTTTTATAACCCGGCGCGGATAGGGTGGCCCATGGCGGGACTGGAGATGCGCCGGTTCGGAAAGACCGGACGGGAAGTTACGTGCGTCGGACTCGGCGGCGAGGGGGTCCTCAGGACGTACGGGCGGCACGCGGAGGCGAATGCCGTCATCACCGAGGCTCTCAACCAGGGGATCACCTACTTCGACTCGGCGAAGGCCTACGCCGGGAGCGAGGACTACTACGGCGAGGTCTGGGTGCCCCATCCCGATCTCCGGGCGCCTGTATTCCAGGCCAGCAAGTCGGCGAGCCGGAGCCACGAGGGCGCCGAGACGGATCTCATGGAGACGCTCCGGCGGATGGGGATCGAGACCCTCGACCTCTGGCAGATCCACGACGTCCGGACGTTTGCCGATATCCGGGATATCGAGGGGGAGGGCGGCGCCCTTGCGGCCTTCGTCGAGGCGAAGGAGATGGGCATCGTCCGGAGCATCGGGGTGACCGGGCACCACGACCCCGACGTCCTCTCCCACGCGGTCGAGACCTGGCCGGTCGACGCCGTGATGATGCCCGTAAACCCCGTGGAGGGGGGACCGGGCGGGTTCCTCCATACGACGCTCGACATTGCGAGGGAGCAGGGGATCGCGGTCATCGGGATGAAGGTCCTCGGCGGGTCGAACTACATCACCCCCGATGCCGGCGTGACGCCGGAGACCCTCGTCCGCTACGCCCTCGCTCAGGAGATCTCCGTCGCGATCGTCGGCTGCTCGACGCCCGCCGAGGTGCAAGCGCTCGCCGCCGCCGGGCGGAGCGGGCCGCTCTCCGACGACGAAGCGGCGGCGCTCGTCGAGGCCTTCCGCCCCTACGTCCGCGAGCTCGCCTACTACCGGGGCCCCCGGTAACCCATATATCCTGACGGGGCCAACCTGCGGAGGAAAGGCGCGTGCCGCAGGAACCCGTCATGACACTCAGACTCCCGGATCGATCCCGTATCGCCGCATCGCCGGACGCAGTCCTCGCCCTGGTCGTGCTCGTCATCTTCATGGATATGATGATCTACGGCCTCCTCATCCCGGTCTTTCCGGAGTACGCCCCCCGGCTCGGGGTGGACGAATCGGTCATCGGAGTGATATTCGGGGTCTACGCTGCGATGCTTCTTCTCTTCTCCATCCCGATGGGCCTCCTCTCCGACCGGGTGGGGCGCCGGCCGCTCATCGCCGCCGGGATGCTCCTCCTCGCTCTCGCGACGGCGCTCTTCGGGTTCTCGACCACGGTCGAGCACCTGATCGCCGCCCGGATGGTCCAGGGGATATCGGCCGCGGCCACCTGGTCCGTGGGGCTCGCCCTCCTCGCCGAGACATGCGAGCCTGAGAGGCTCGGGGAGAGGATGGGGATCGCCCTCTCGGCGGTCGGGCTCGGGACCGTCGTCGGGCCGGTCATCGGCGGCCTCCTCTTTGAATACCTCGGCTACACCGCGACCTTCGTCCTCCCGGCGGTGCTGGTGGCCGCGGTCGGCCTTGCGGTCCTCGCCGTCCCCGTGCGCATCTGCAGGCAGGAGCGAGCGAAGATGCTGCCGGGGGGAAGCCTCCTCCCCCTCGCCGCCTGCGCCGTCGCGGTCGTCGCGGTCGCCGGGACTTACGGCGTCGTGGATCCCTACCTGCCGGTCCACCTCCACGCCGCCTTCTCGGCATCCCCGGCGACGATCGGGCTCGTCTTCGCGGTGCTCGCCCTCGCCGCCATCATCGCCCACCCCGCTGCAGGGCGGATCTACGACCGGCGCGGGGGGAGCCGCTACCTCATCGGCGGCGGGCTCCTCCTCTCGGCTCTCGCGATCGCCGCCGCCATGCAGGCCCCCACCCTCGCCCTCGCTACCGCTGCTGTCTTCGTGCTGGGGGTCGCGCTCTCCTGCGCCCTGATCCCGGTGATGCCGATCCTCGCCGGGCTCTACCGGGGCCGGGGCTCGCAGGGGGCAGCATACGGTCTCTACAACACCTTCTACTCCCTGGGCCTTGCGGCCGGGCCGTTCGCGGTCGCCGCTCTCTCCGGCCGGTGGCCGCTGTCGGCAATATTCCTGTTGCAGGCCGGAGCCCTCGCGGTCGTGGGGCTTCTCGGCTGGCTTGCCGTCGGGAGGCTTGGCTGGCGGTGAGCCTGCGCTACCTTCTTCGTCCCCGCATGCGAATGGGTATTCCGTCTCCAAAAGTCACACCAGGGATACCATGTCAGACGAGTTCCTCCATCACCGCGCCCCCGAACTGCTGATCGCTCTCTTTGGCCTCATATTCATCGTTGCGGCCTCGGGGCTCGTCGGCGGTGAAGCGGGATCGTTCCTTGTCGCCGCACTGGACGTAGCGCTCTTTGTCATCCTTGCGATGCTCATCTACCTTGCCGCGAACCGGCATCCCGCGTTCCGGTGGGCCGCCATCCTCTGGCTCTTCGTCCTCGTCGGGGGGCTTGCCGCCGCCACGGCGGGCTTCGGGTTCATAGCGATCCTGCCCGCGGAGGTGTTCGAGGCCGGTGATCTCGACCCTGAGACGGTCGACCTTGGCCTGGTTGCCGAGACGGCTCTCCTCCTCCTCGGCGTCTTCATCGCGGGGGTGGCGAGCCTCATCGGGCTCTCCCGCCGGTTCAGGGTCTGGCTCTCAGGCTACCTCCCGTTCGACCCCGACTCGCTCCTCCATACGGCGGCGCTCGTGGTCATCCTGGCGATGATCCTCATCCCCCCCGTGCCGCTCCTGGTATCGGGGGGTCCGCCTTACCTCTCGCCGCAGTTCCTCGACCTCCTGACCGAGTCCGGCGACCTCCTCGCGGAGACGGTCACGCTGAACGCCTACACGCTCTTCTGGACCCTCGTCGGCTCGTTCCTCATCGCCGGGGCCTTCGTCCGGCGCACCCCCCGCGAGGCCCTGGAGCGTCTCGGCCTCGTCCGGCCGACGGTCAGGCAGGTCGTTCTTGCCGTTGCCGCGGCATTTGCGCTCGTCCTCGCCTTCCACTTCATCGACCAGTGGCTCGCGGCGCTCGTGGGGTTCCTTGGCCTGCCCGTCACCGATATGGAGGCCGTCAATCGGCTCTTTGCCGGAACGCTCACCCTGCCGGGGATCATCGTGGCCTCGATCGCGGCGGGTTTCGGCGAGGAGGTGAGCATCCGCGGCCTGCTCCAGCCCCGGTTCGGCATCCTCCTCCCGGCGCTCCTCTTCGCGTCGCTCCACGCGTTCCAATACAGCTGGGACGGCCTCATATCGGTCTTCCTTGCGGGGCTCGTCTTCGCCTACATCCGGCGGTACTCGAACACCACGACGTCTGCGATCACGCACACGGTCTACGACCTGGTCCTCTTCTCGATGCTGATGGTCGGGATGCAGTGGTGAGTTCTCCGTGAACGGGTCGGTATTTCCGGTATACTTCCTGCCGGTGACCGACCTCTACACCGATCTGCTGCTCAATCTCCGATATGGCTCCCGTCGCAGAACGGCTTATTCGAGGATCTCCCGCACCGGCAGAGCGTAACCCGGTTCCTGGCAGTGTAGGGTCTTCCGTCAGCGGACAGGACGGGGATCCCGCCGCGGACCCAGAGCGGCCCGTGTTCGCCCCTGGCCGGGTTCTCGATCACGACGATGGATCTCTCAAGGACGGGCTCGATCGTCTCGCCGGTCCTGTGGTCGCGGAGGACGAGCCGGCCGGAAGGACAGTTGCACGCTTCATCGATCGCCGTCTTCCGGGCGTCCGGGATATCGGACCGTTGTGTGAGGTTCCAGATCCCACCGGCCCGCAGGCAGAACCGTGCGTGCACGCAGAGTTCTTTGTAATCGGTCAGTTCCAGCTCCGGTCCTCTGATGACGGCCGGGTCGAGGAGGTACGGCTCGTCCCCGGCTGTCTCGGTGCCGTCGAAGCGGATCGCCGCATGCGTCCCGTCACAGAAGGGCCTGTCCTTTGACCGCCCACAGCGGCATAAGGCATACCGCTCCTGCAGAGGATACTCCCGCACCTTCTGCCATCCGTGGCAGTTGCCCTCGTCGTCGTGGGAGATCTCCATCACCATGAGCGGGACGCCCCCGGTCACGATGTATGGGCCGTTTTTGCTCACCTGGATCTTCATGGCATCTTCTCCTGCGCTTTTTGCGGTGGATCACTCTTCTTCTCTGTATGAAAGAGATGGTGGCTGTTTTCGGTACTCATGGACACGGGATGGTAGCGTCATGCCTCACGTCGCTCACCAGATAAAATAGCATGGGTCCGGGGTTGCAACTCTATCTGCTGCGGGGTCCCGGCAGGCCCGTCCACCATCCGGAGTCTGTCTGCATGGCGGATGGTGCACGGAGCGGTCGCACCGCTCGTTTGAGAGATGAAGCAACGATCTTTCAGTCCGACGATCGGACGCGCGATAAAACACCGGAGCGACGGGACGTAACCGATAAAAGGACCGGAACTTGTTTTCAAAAACGCTGAGGGGGAGATTTGAACTCCCGAGGGGCTCAACGCCCCACGGGCTTTCCAGGCCCGCGCCCTACCGGTCTAGACTACCTCAGCACAGAATGTGCATCATTAGTTGGCGGCATATTCTATTAATAATATCCCCCGGCATGGGGCCGGGGCACACGCATTTACGTCCCTGCGTGCGTCTTCCAGCCCCGGGGGTAGGTGCCGGGGCGCATCAGGACGGTGGTGGGGGCGACGACGAATCCGGGCTCCCCGGGCTTCAAGGCCGACGAACTGACGAGCGCCTGGCCGAGACCCACGAGTTCGCCGCGCTGCGTCGTGATCGCGACTGTCTCGCCCTTCGCAAACCCGCCAACCTTCTCCGTGACTCCCACCCCGGCCAGCACCGCGCCGTGGCAGACGGCGTCGACGGCGGTGTCGCGGATGACGACCTTCGGGAGATCGCCGACCGCGGTCTCCGGGGGGAGGATCATCTGCCGGAGCGGGGCGGGATCGCCCTCTTCTGCCGCGGCAACGGCGTCGGCGAGTTCGTGGAGCGAGACCACGGTGCTCTCGTCGAACGCGCCCGACCGTATCCGCCGGAGCTCCTGCATGTGGCCGCAGACGCCGAGGGCGTAACCCATGTGGACGCAGAGCGTCCGGATGTAGGTTCCGGCGTCGCATCTGACCCGGAAGAGGACGAGTCTCTCCTGTAGATCCAGGATCTCGATCTCCTGGATCTTCCGGATGCGGAGGTTCCGCTTCACGGCGCTCTTCTTCGGCGGCCGCTGGTAGATCCGGCCGGTGAACTCCGCCGCCACCCGGTCCACGTCCTCGCGGGATACGTCGCCGTGGAGCCTCATCAGGCAGACGTACTCCTTGTTGTGCGAGAGGAGGACCGGGGCGAGCCTGACGGCTCCGCCGAACATGACGATGAGCACTCCTGATACCTGCGGGTCGAGTGTCCCGGCATGGCCCACCCGCCGGCCGAGGAGATCCCCGGCCCACGCGGTCACCTGGTGGCTGCTCGGCCCCCGGGGCTTGTCGATGACGACGATCCCCGAATCGGGGATGGAGAAGTCTTCGGTCATGGTCTCACCTGCCCGTGGCGCTTCAAGGCCTCAAGCGTTCCTGCGAGCGACCCGTCTCCGACGACCGCCGGGGGGTGTCCCCCGGCCCGCATGGCATCCGCGGTGATCTCCCCGATGGCGACGAGGAGGAGACCGTCGCGGGGCCGCCACCGGGCCTCCCGGTAGGACATGGCGCTCGTGAAGAGGACGGCGTCGGCGTCGTCGAGGGCGAGTTCGGTCCCCGTGGGAGTGAGGGCGTAGATCCGCTCCTCCCGGACCACGCCCCCCGCTCCGGCGATGGCGTCGAGGAGAGCCGGGTTCGGGACGTCCGCCCGCGGGATCCCGATAGTCCTCCCTCTGAGCCAGTCGCCGAGGTAGGGGACGAAGTCGCGGGAGTAGAACGAGGGGAGGACCTCCGCCTCGATCCCCGCCTCCCCGAGAACCTCGGCGGTCTTCGGACCGATCGCGACAACCCGGGGCCACCGCTCAAGCCTCGGCCCGACGATCGCCGCCGGGAGGGCGCTTGAGAAGAAGAGGCAGTCGAACTCGCCGCGGTGGACGGCCTCGACGAACGCGGCGACCTTCTCCATCCGCACCTCCGACCTGAGCGGCGATACCGTGTAGCAGTCGTGGCCGTAAGAGGCGCAGAGGCTACGGTCTCCCGCCGCCTTGTCTTCGAGCCGGGTGATGGCGATCTTCATTCCAAGAACCTTCGCCCCGGTGGAATATGACTGTATCGGCGGCACGATTCGGTTGGTTTATCCCCGGCGGCTCCCACCGCTAACTGACGTGCTCGCGAGTATCGTGCTCGGCGCCGCTGTCGGTATCGGCTGCGGCGTCGTGAGCGGCCTCATCCCCGGCATCCACGCAAACACCGTGGCAGGCCTCCTCCTCTCGCTCCAGGCTATCCTGCTCGCCTGGTTCGACCCGGTGGTCATCGCCTCGGCCATGTTTGCCACCCTCGTTACGCACACGTTCCTCGACTGCGTCCCGAGCACGTTCCTCGGCATCCCCGACGCCGACACCTCGCTTGCGGTCCTCCCCGCGCACACTCTCTGCCTCGAAGGCCGGGGGGAGGAGGCCGTCAGGATATCGGCGCTCGGGAGCGCCGCCGGGGTCGCCCTCTCCCTCCCGCTCGCGGCGGCGTTCATCCTGGCCCTCCCGGCTCTCCAGTCGGCTATCGACTGGGGGATCGGCCTCGTCATCCTCGCGGTGGCCGGCTACCTCATCGTCGTCTCCGAGTCGCCGGGGTGGGCGCTCGCGGTCTTTGCGGTATCCGGGATCCTCGGCCTCTTCTCTCTCGGCTACGCCTTCCTCGCCTGGCCGGCGGCCGGTGAGTCGGGGGTGCTGATGCCCCTCCTCTCCGGGCTCTTCGGGATCGCGGTCCTCCTCAAAGCGTCGCACGGGGCCATGCCCGCACAGGACTTCGCGGGGCTCGACCTCCCCCGGAGCGCTCTCCGGCGCGGCTCCCTCCTCGGCTCGGCCGCCGGCGCCCTGGTCGGCTGGCTCCCCGGCCTCTCGAACGCCACGGCAAACGCCCTCCTAACCTCGGTCGTCGGCTACGACTCGAACCCCCGGGAATACATCCTCGCGACCAGCGCCGCGAACACCGTCAATGCCTTTCTCGGGCTTGCGGCATTCTATGCCATAGCACGGACGCGGAACGGGGTGATGGCGGCGATCGCCGCGTTCGAGGAGATGCCGCCGGCCACCGCCGTCCTCCTTGCCGGTGCGATAGCCGCGGTC encodes:
- a CDS encoding tripartite tricarboxylate transporter permease — its product is MLASIVLGAAVGIGCGVVSGLIPGIHANTVAGLLLSLQAILLAWFDPVVIASAMFATLVTHTFLDCVPSTFLGIPDADTSLAVLPAHTLCLEGRGEEAVRISALGSAAGVALSLPLAAAFILALPALQSAIDWGIGLVILAVAGYLIVVSESPGWALAVFAVSGILGLFSLGYAFLAWPAAGESGVLMPLLSGLFGIAVLLKASHGAMPAQDFAGLDLPRSALRRGSLLGSAAGALVGWLPGLSNATANALLTSVVGYDSNPREYILATSAANTVNAFLGLAAFYAIARTRNGVMAAIAAFEEMPPATAVLLAGAIAAVGAYLLTVLLSRAAWRFSGIDIKGLNYAVIAFVVLLSLLLCGPFGGLVLILATAVGYVPSLVNIRRVYCMGAIMVPVMAYSFGLA